gtttaaaaaaagccccaaaatgCTCAACAGACATTGGGGCTGTCTATAAAACTTGTCTCTGTGTTAAGACAAAGCAGGTGTTGCCTGTTTCTGCACAGCACCCCTGCCTTCCCTTGATGCCTTGCCTCTTTGAGGGGCAATTTATTGAAACTCAGTTTCAtctacattgtgtgtgtgtgtgtggttgggggtCACAGTGTGATTCCCACGTAGTCCCCCTCATCTCTCTGTacgtcttattttcttttttcctgggtcccttttgttcttcttttacttGTGTGACCTCTTGGTACAATGAAAGCTCTGGACAGCAGAAGAAGCCATATNGGAAGAAACCATATTTCGTGTCCCAGGTCTAATATTAACTAAGTGTGCTACCTTATCTTTAAGCTTCACGTCTCAAATTTGCCAAATAAGATTGTAGGTCTTGCCAttacctaataaaaaaaaatcccaggatttacatttttatgccTTGCTGACATCTACCCCAATTGGCCCTTGGATACTACCTCTTAATTGATGAATAAACTGGAGTTAGTAAATGACCTCAGAAATGTCATTCCCTCCTAGTCGACTCAGCTGAACCAGCGGAGGGGGATCCAATGGGAGGGTGACCTGTCTGGATACTGCTACCTGCCATCCATCTGGAGCAGCTCCGGAAGATGCTGGCTCCAGCGGGTTCTCCTTTGGGCTCACTAGAGGGCGCCCTTCTCCCAAAGCCTTGTGGCAAGGCAGAGAGAATGTAGTAGGAACCCAGAGAAGTCCGCCGAGGACTCATGTTCCCCAAGCCTGGAAAAGCCATGGAATGTAAtagaaacaagtttaaaaaataaaaaaagaaaaaatttatttacagcTCACTCTGGGAGACCTTTCCCCGGGGGCAGAAGTGCGGCACGTCTGAGGCCGCCTGCTTTTCCAAGTGCCTGTGGAGCAGTGACCCTCCTGGAGCTCTCCTGGCTGGAGCCCATATTGCTACACAGCCTGCATGGGGCCGAGGCCGGGTAGGAATCTGAGGTTGAATACCCACTCAAAGGTTAGTACTGATCGTGAAGTCCAGGGCTCCAATCTGCTTATGCAGTGGGTTGCTCAGGATGAGAGGCAAGCTCCCTTTCGCCTGGCTACCATAGTCCTTGACACCTCAGTCCAAGAAGGTGCGAAGCGTGCCGGGTTGAGAGTAGTGGAGACTCACCACCGCCACTCTGAGATGGAGGCACAGGATGCCTGCAGCCACACCCATGGAAAGANAGGTAGGAATCCGAGGTTGAATACCCCCTCAAAGGTTAGTACTGATCGTGAAGTCCAGGGCTCCAAACTGCTTATGCAGTGGGTTGCTCAGGATGAGAGGCAAGCTCCCTTTCGCCTGGCTACCATAGTCCTTGACACCTCAGTCCAAGAAGGNTTCGGTCCAAGAAGGTGCGAAGCGCGCCCGGTCGAGAGTAGTGGAGACTCACCACCGCCACTCCGAGAAGGAGGCACAGGATGCCTGCAGCCACACCCACGGAAAGACACAGGGTAGTCAGGGCTCCAGGCCAGAACCTGGCCTGCTCCCCTCCATCTCCTGGGGGCTACCCCTTGCATTTCTTCCCCCAACCCACATGGCAAAAAAACCTCTAATACGGAGTAGGTGATACCTGAGTGCACGTGCTAACTGGGGCAAGCCACTGAACCCTCAGAACCCCCtggcctcatctgtaaaatgggcataacagTGCCCGCTTCTAGGAACTATTAAGAGGAGCAAATTAGATAACATATGTGAACTCATTTTGTAAACGGGAAAAGATACCTCAGTATAAAtcccgtccccacccccagcctcccggAATCCACCCCTTGGTCCTCACCGGTGGCCAGGGTGATCCAAAAGGCGGCACCGTAGTGAGTGGTGAGCGTGGAGGAGCCGAGGCNatctgtaaaatgggcataacagTGCCCGCTTCTAGGAACTATTAAGAGGAGCAAATTAGATAACATATGTGAACTCATTTTGTAAACGGGAAAAGATACCTCAGTATAAAtcccgtccccacccccagcctcccggAATCCACCCCTTGGTCCTCACCGGTGGCCAGGGTGACCCAAAAGGCGGCACCGTAGTGAGTGGTGAGCGTGGAGGAGCCGAGGCGGAGCGGGCAGAGCGGCACGCTGGAGATGGAGGCGAAGGCGAAGATGGAGAAGAGCGTGAAGGCGCCGGTGGTCAGGAGAGCCAGGCCTCCGTAGAGCGGGACCGGCATGGAGAGCAGAGCATTGGATAGGAGCCAGAAGCAGAACGCCACCCTGTGGAGGAGACCCGCCGCACTGTGAGCTGGCTTTGCCCAGCCTCGCTTCCTCTGTGTCCCTACCCCAGAACGAAAGCCGGGGCTGGGAGGGCGAAGGCGCAGGGGAACCGTCCAGGGGAGTAGCCAACTCCCAGCCTTTGCNCGACTCCCAGCCTTTGCTGGGTCTCTCTGGGTTCCGACGGTCTGTGCGGACCTCAAGAGGCGGTATTTCTCCCTCCCCGCACTGTAGGGCTGCAACTATACCTCACCCTCCTCTGGCTCGCACGCCCCCGCCCAACACTCCCTCGCTCACACGTGCCTTCCCTCCCGCGCTCACCACAGCGTAGCGGAGGCATAGTGTCCCGCCAGGCGGTACTGGCGGTAGAGCCCGCAGGGGCTGCTCGGCGTGAACTTCTCCGCCAAGTAGAGAACTGGATCCCGCAGCCCCTTCTCCAGTGCTTTCGAGTACTCCTCGGCATAGTTCTCACCCAGACGCCAGTTGAAATGCTCGTTGTAGTCTATGGTTTCGTtcagctgctgcactggggtccCTGCGAAGGGAGGGCGGCCGGGATCGTGGAGCTGCGCACCACCAGGGACGCCGCAACTAAGCTAGCGCGCGTAGGACAGGGGAGGTGTGAGAGACATGGGCTTGGCAGAGGTTGGGGAAAATACGGATCCTTGAGGACTAAAAGCTATTCGAGCCTGTGGGTTCTGAGATTTCCTCAGCTGCCCCTGCCACACTCCCCCAACCATGGGGTCTGCCAATCCAGAAGTTCACTTTGCCCCAGCCTCCTCACCTGTGAGTGAAATATTAANTAATATTAATTCCTTCCAGGCCGACATGGAGACCAACGTTAGCGCTGACTCGTGCTGAACTGAAGGCCTTGTAGGATGTGTTGGTGTTCATCCCACCCACTGACCATTGTGCGCTAAAGTGCACGGCTGTGGGGAGAGACacagtgtgggggggggagggtcagggagaggaTTGGGGAGAGTGGTGATGGCAGGTAGGACGCTgggcagagagatggagagtCTAGGGGTCCAAGGTGGTATACATAGTAAGGGTGGAAGAGTGGGCACTAGAAAAAACTGAAGAATgggaaaagcaggaaacaaaCCCCAAATCTCCATTTCCCCAGGTGCCCTCCGCCCACATCCATCCTCACCCCAGGTTCTCTCCCCATCTGCTGCACCACACACTCACCCACAATTTCTGCGCCTATGAACAGACTGAGAAGAACTCTCACCAGCCAGAACCAGCGGTGCAGGAACAGGCACCCGGGTCAGGCCTGGTAACTCCCCAACTAGAGTCCCCAAGACCTCCCTTGACCCCATGCCACCTAGATCTTTAGTGCCCCTGCAACTGTCTCCTCTTGCCCTGCACTCTTTTCCCAGTTACATTCCTGATGTTTTGAAGCTAAAGTCTGTCTTGCTTTTTGTGCAAGTCCCTCTGAGCCACTGGCATTTCTGATGTTTTCCAGCCATGCACTACTGCCTCCCTAGCTCCATTCCCAGTCTACCCTGCAACCTGGCTCTCTGCCTGGTGTTGTCTCATCACCTTCACTCCCCCAGCTATCTGGCTCCCCAGTCCTGGTCTTGCCGGATACTCAAGTCACTACTATGATGAGGCTCAGTGAGTCCAGAAGTGCTAGGCAGGCTGGGGTCACCTCCCCCAGGAGAGGGCAGCCCCAGGGTCCTGTTGCCAAGTAGAGAAGGTGGGAATGCAGCCTCTCAGATATTCCTAGGTGCACCAGTTTCCCAAGGAAACCAACACAGATCAAGACTCAAGGGAAGCCAGGTACCCTTAGACTTGAAAAACAACTTAGGTTCTGGGAGAAGGGCAAGTCCAAGGAAAAGTCCTCAGTCTGCTACAACTTTGAATCCTGCATGGGAGTCCCTGAGTCCTTAGGATGGGAGCAACCATACAAATGCACCTCAACCCAGCACACCAGTGAAACAATCTCAGCTGCTGGTTTCTGTCCTCTTGGTCCACTGGTCATCACCTGAAGGTTGAGACTGGAGTGCAGCTACAGtctgaggagaggagggagactCCAGCAGCACGTGAAGACTAGAATTAGCCCCAGGATTACTGGACTGGGCACCCACTCTCCGCAGCAGCAGCCTCCTAGATGATCCAGGTGGGGTCGGTCTCTAGAATGTCTTATATAGGGCCTCCGTCTCTCCCAGTCcttgggcagggaggggtgctTGCTTCACCAGACTTCCAGGTCTGCTCCACCTATGCTCCTCTGGTTCAACGTTTCATCTTACTATTCATGGAGGCCACTGTTAGAGTATTACCTGTCCTAGATCTTCCGTGACCCTCAGGCCCTAGCATCTAGCACCCCCCTTACCGATTGACCACGAATCCCAGGCAAGATGAGCAGGAAGCTGGCGGCCAAGGCCAAGAACACCAGAATGACGATGAGCAATGGGACGCTGAAGCCAGGGGGATGCCGGGGCTGGGGGTAGAAAGGCAGCTCACCATTCCACAGAGTCATGCTGCAACTGGGCTAAGCTGGGTCTGCTAGAGAGGGAAAAGTGCCAACCTGGCAACTGAGCCTGGTCCCACTTCTCTTTACCCGATCCCCTGCGTTCTTGAACAGGACTTAATGGGCTGGTCAAGTCTGAGTTCCTCAACTTGCCCCTAAGGAACCACAGCAGATGGTTGCCTTTAAGTGCTCTTGGTTGGCCCAGGCGGTGTTGCGTAGGCAGGAGAGAGGAATTATTTCTCACTGGCTATAGCCAGTTACTTTTGCAGCTCTGTAGTTCGCTCTGTGTTTGGAAGTGGTGCAGGACGTGGAGCCCTTTTATAGCAGCCTGGGAAGCTTGCTGGGTGGATGTCAGGGCTTGGCAGCTGGGTGTGGTTGGGAAGAGATCTTGCAAATAAGAGGCGGAGGCTGCTATGCAAATGAGGAGAGCCTGGCCTCCACAGCAAGAGATCGAGCCTCCTGTCCAGATGCGGACACCTGGCGCTGGTCTGACCTGAGTGGATACCAGGGCAGCTGGCCTTAGAGGATCCAGAGAAGAAGGTAAGAGTGCTGCTGGGGAGGCAAAGGATCTTCAGaactgggaggggtggggggtgttggtaGTGCCATGTTGGGAAgatggaggctgggaggagggcagagaagcagattccaAGAGGAAAGACTTCTGACCCCAGACGGGTTCCTAAACCAGAGGTTGGACAGAGTTCGGGGCTTGATCTNTGGGGCTTGATCTTTCCGTCCTTCCTGTCCATGTACAGGCATTCACAGTAAAGTAGGAGGGGCTGCAGGCCCTGGGTTCCCAGCTCACTAActgctttcccttccctgtctcctctAGAAGAAACAGTTACTGAGGGCATGGGGTTGGAGCTTGGAAGTTGAGagttggaggggggagggcatGCGGGAAATGCGAGGCTGGAAGTGAAGTTCTGCCTGGGACTGACAAACCCCAGAGGACTAGTGCATGTGTGGGGAGGTCCTTTGGCCAGTGTTAGTTTTTCCACCAGGTGGAAGGTTGGGACCAGTGTCAGTGCCTACCAGTCGTCCTGAAAAGAGTGGCATGTGGATGTGGGTCCTTGGTGATGCTTCTAAAACTTTGCTCCAGAAGTGAAAACAGCAGGCACCTCCTCCCTGGTGAGGGCTGTAAGCATGGGGGACACCAGCTCCTTGTCCCTCATTTTTTACCTCCCACCTTCCCGGCGGCAGGGTCAGCATGCTCTGAGCAAGGCCAGAGGCAGTGGTGCTCCTGGGAGCTCTGCTGACTGCATCTCTGGATCCAGCGGGTGAGTATCGGGTGCCCCTAGCTTCGGGATGCCACCCTATACCTCctgagggtggggaagaaacAGATGCAGGCAAGCTACAGGATCGGTCACAACGCAGCGCCGCTCAGTGAGCGGGAGAAGCTTGGGCGGAGGCCGTCGTGTCCCGGAGCGGTCGCAGGGAGGCTAGCGCTGAGCGGACCGCTCTCTGACCCGCAGGCGGCCGGGACTCACTCCCACTGTCCTGGGAAGTGCAGCGCTATGACGGCTGGTT
Above is a genomic segment from Ailuropoda melanoleuca isolate Jingjing unplaced genomic scaffold, ASM200744v2 unplaced-scaffold2398, whole genome shotgun sequence containing:
- the LOC117798071 gene encoding LOW QUALITY PROTEIN: dual oxidase maturation factor 2-like (The sequence of the model RefSeq protein was modified relative to this genomic sequence to represent the inferred CDS: substituted 1 base at 1 genomic stop codon) is translated as MTLWNGELPFYPQPRHPPGFSVPLLIVILVFLALAASFLLILPGIRGQSAXPGCLFLHRWFWLVRVLLSLFIGAEIVAVHFSAQWSVGGMNTNTSYKAFSSARVSANVGLHVGLEGINITFAGTPVQQLNETIDYNEHFNWRLGENYAEEYSKALEKGLRDPVLYLAEKFTPSSPCGLYRQYRLAGHYASATLWVAFCFWLLSNALLSMPVPLYGGLALLTTGAFTLFSIFAFASISSVPLCPLRLGSSTLTTHYGAAFWVTLATGILCLLLGVAVVSLHYSRPGALRTFLDRXLLGLRCQGL